The following proteins are encoded in a genomic region of Chaetodon auriga isolate fChaAug3 chromosome 8, fChaAug3.hap1, whole genome shotgun sequence:
- the fhl3a gene encoding four and a half LIM domains protein 3 — MADRFDCDNCKESLYGRKYIQSDDSPYCIPCYDSLFSNTCDECKELIGHDARELFYEDRHYHEHCFRCFRCDRSLADEPFTSQDEALLCNDCYCNEFSSKCVACDKIVMPGTRKLEYAGSTWHEGCFICHSCEQPIGSKSFIPDKDEHYCVSCYEDKFAPRCTRCKKTLAKGGVTYRDEPWHKECFVCTSCKTQLAGQHFTSRDDSPYCLKCFGSLYAKKCEACSKPITGFGGGKYISFEDRQWHQPCFTCSQCSVSLVGAGFFPDGDRILCRDCNSSL; from the exons ATGGCTGACCGTTTCGACTGTGACAACTGCAAGGAGTCCTTGTACGGCCGCAAGTACATCCAGTCAGATGACAGTCCCTACTGCATCCCCTGTTACGACAGCCTGTTCTCAAACACATGCGATGAGTGCAAAGAGCTGATCGGCCATGACGCGAGG GAGCTCTTCTACGAGGACCGGCATTACCACGAGCACTGCTTCCGCTGTTTCCGCTGCGATCGCTCGTTGGCAGACGAGCCGTTCACGAGCCAGGATGAGGCGTTGCTCTGCAATGACTGCTACTGCAATGAATTCTCCTCCAAGTGTGTAGCCTGCGACAAGATCGTCATGCCAG GTACGAGGAAGCTGGAGTACGCCGGCTCCACATGGCACGAGGGCTGCTTCATCTGTCACAGCTGCGAGCAGCCGATTGGCTCCAAGTCCTTCATCCCTGACAAGGATGAACACTACTGTGTGTCCTGCTATGAGGACAAGTTCGCGCCGCGCTGCACACGCTGTAAAAAG ACCCTGGCTAAAGGTGGTGTGACCTATCGGGACGAGCCGTGGCATAAGGAGTGTTTTGTGTGCACCAGCTGTAAGACACAGCTGGCGGGTCAACACTTCACCTCCCGAGACGACAGCCCTTACTGCCTCAAGTGTTTTGGCAGCCTGTACGCCAAGAAGTGCGAGGCCTGCAGCAAACCAATCACAG GTTTTGGAGGAGGAAAGTACATCTCATTTGAGGATCGCCAGTGGCATCAGCCATGCTTCACCTGCTCCCAGTGCTCTGTGTCACTGGTGGGCGCCGGCTTTTTCCCCGACGGCGACAGGATCTTGTGCCGCGACTGCAACAGCAGCCTATAG